The Siniperca chuatsi isolate FFG_IHB_CAS linkage group LG7, ASM2008510v1, whole genome shotgun sequence genome includes a window with the following:
- the zgc:114130 gene encoding mRNA decay activator protein ZFP36 isoform X3, whose protein sequence is MPSYPLSQFSDLEEMMCKLLNLDLREQSRPLSSLSLAMRTPGYIDQPRSNTLFSLSSLSCLPTDPSDSVFLTSSQWGQQSESPLPSQLANSTQWGKSGFLAQRSISMVETSSTTAASLGWPGTDIKHFQSDISPTALNTSSSSSTSSVSTSSSRYKTELCRSFTESGLCKYGGKCQFAHGPDELRDLSRHPKYKTEPCRTFHTIGFCPYGIRCHFVHNNEEEKNHSFSRSSSSSSSSSSIPQQPPSSSRSQRPPLVRQSFSFAGFPSAPQPALTAHPPPAAASFTRAPSASPPSCADITDLLSHAFLEMDSAFEASPAHQYQTPMGQATAADPRSPFLPSPDSGCSPCGLSPTASLSLRQSPSASGVFSGPLGARSLSYTSLSDQDQDGSSSASSLSGSESCGGINEANGRRLAVFSQLSVPEDATGFCL, encoded by the exons ATGCCGTCTTACCCCCTCAGTCAGTTTTCTGACCTGGAAGAGATGATGTGCAAG TTACTGAATCTCGACTTGAGGGAGCAGAGCAGGCCGCTATCATCCCTCAGTCTGGCAATGAGAACACCAGGTTACATCGATCAGCCACGTAGCAACACATTGTTTTCCCTATCGTCTCTCTCCTGCCTCCCCACTGATCCTTCAGACAGCGTATTTCTGACCTCCAGCCAATGGGGGCAGCAGTCAGAAAGCCCTCTGCCCTCCCAGCTTGCCAATTCCACCCAATGGGGAAAGTCAGGCTTCCTTGCCCAGCGCTCCATCAGCATGGTAGAGACCAGCAGCACCACAGCAGCAAGTCTAGGCTGGCCCGGGACTGACATAAAGCATTTCCAAAGTGACATCAGCCCCACTGCACTGAACActagctcctcctcctccacctcatctGTTTCCACCTCCTCTTCACGGTATAAGACTGAACTGTGTCGATCTTTTACTGAGAGCGGCTTGTGCAAGTATGGCGGGAAGTGCCAGTTTGCCCATGGGCCAGATGAGCTGCGGGATCTTAGCAGACatccaaaatacaaaactgagCCGTGTCGTACATTTCACACCATCGGCTTCTGCCCGTACGGTATCCGCTGCCACTTTGTCCACAACAACGAGGAAGAAAAGAATCACTCCTTCTCTcgttcctcctcctcgtcttcttcGTCCTCAAGCATTCCCCAGCAGCCACCTTCTTCCTCCCGCTCGCAAAGACCTCCTCTTGTCAGACAGAGCTTCAGCTTTGCTGGGTTTCCCTCTGCTCCCCAGCCAGCCCTTACTGCTCACCCTCCACCTGCCGCTGCTTCTTTCACACGTGCTCCATCGgcctctcctccttcctgcgCTGACATTACTGACCTCCTTTCTCATGCCTTCCTGGAGATGGACTCTGCGTTCGAGGCCTCCCCTGCCCACCAGTACCAGACCCCCATGGGCCAGGCCACTGCGGCAGATCCCCGTTCTCCATTCCTGCCCTCCCCAGACTCAGGCTGTTCTCCATGTGGGCTGTCTCCGACTGCCTCCCTTTCCCTGAGGCAGAGTCCCAGTGCTTCTGGGGTCTTTTCAGGGCCACTGGGTGCCCGATCCCTGTCCTACACCTCTCTGTCAGACCAGGACCAGGATGGAAGCAGCTCTGCAAGCTCGCTCAGTGGCTCTGAGTCCTGCGGTGGCATTAACGAAGCCAACGGCAGACGTCTGGCGGTATTCAGTCAGCTATCTGTTCCTGAGGATGCCACTGGGTTCTGCCTTTAG
- the zgc:114130 gene encoding mRNA decay activator protein ZFP36 isoform X1 encodes MEHLAAKEPDIFLRSCWRPNQSLKLLNLDLREQSRPLSSLSLAMRTPGYIDQPRSNTLFSLSSLSCLPTDPSDSVFLTSSQWGQQSESPLPSQLANSTQWGKSGFLAQRSISMVETSSTTAASLGWPGTDIKHFQSDISPTALNTSSSSSTSSVSTSSSRYKTELCRSFTESGLCKYGGKCQFAHGPDELRDLSRHPKYKTEPCRTFHTIGFCPYGIRCHFVHNNEEEKNHSFSRSSSSSSSSSSIPQQPPSSSRSQRPPLVRQSFSFAGFPSAPQPALTAHPPPAAASFTRAPSASPPSCADITDLLSHAFLEMDSAFEASPAHQYQTPMGQATAADPRSPFLPSPDSGCSPCGLSPTASLSLRQSPSASGVFSGPLGARSLSYTSLSDQDQDGSSSASSLSGSESCGGINEANGRRLAVFSQLSVPEDATGFCL; translated from the exons atggagcatttagcagctaaagagccagatatttttctcaggagttgttggagaccaaaccagagtttgaag TTACTGAATCTCGACTTGAGGGAGCAGAGCAGGCCGCTATCATCCCTCAGTCTGGCAATGAGAACACCAGGTTACATCGATCAGCCACGTAGCAACACATTGTTTTCCCTATCGTCTCTCTCCTGCCTCCCCACTGATCCTTCAGACAGCGTATTTCTGACCTCCAGCCAATGGGGGCAGCAGTCAGAAAGCCCTCTGCCCTCCCAGCTTGCCAATTCCACCCAATGGGGAAAGTCAGGCTTCCTTGCCCAGCGCTCCATCAGCATGGTAGAGACCAGCAGCACCACAGCAGCAAGTCTAGGCTGGCCCGGGACTGACATAAAGCATTTCCAAAGTGACATCAGCCCCACTGCACTGAACActagctcctcctcctccacctcatctGTTTCCACCTCCTCTTCACGGTATAAGACTGAACTGTGTCGATCTTTTACTGAGAGCGGCTTGTGCAAGTATGGCGGGAAGTGCCAGTTTGCCCATGGGCCAGATGAGCTGCGGGATCTTAGCAGACatccaaaatacaaaactgagCCGTGTCGTACATTTCACACCATCGGCTTCTGCCCGTACGGTATCCGCTGCCACTTTGTCCACAACAACGAGGAAGAAAAGAATCACTCCTTCTCTcgttcctcctcctcgtcttcttcGTCCTCAAGCATTCCCCAGCAGCCACCTTCTTCCTCCCGCTCGCAAAGACCTCCTCTTGTCAGACAGAGCTTCAGCTTTGCTGGGTTTCCCTCTGCTCCCCAGCCAGCCCTTACTGCTCACCCTCCACCTGCCGCTGCTTCTTTCACACGTGCTCCATCGgcctctcctccttcctgcgCTGACATTACTGACCTCCTTTCTCATGCCTTCCTGGAGATGGACTCTGCGTTCGAGGCCTCCCCTGCCCACCAGTACCAGACCCCCATGGGCCAGGCCACTGCGGCAGATCCCCGTTCTCCATTCCTGCCCTCCCCAGACTCAGGCTGTTCTCCATGTGGGCTGTCTCCGACTGCCTCCCTTTCCCTGAGGCAGAGTCCCAGTGCTTCTGGGGTCTTTTCAGGGCCACTGGGTGCCCGATCCCTGTCCTACACCTCTCTGTCAGACCAGGACCAGGATGGAAGCAGCTCTGCAAGCTCGCTCAGTGGCTCTGAGTCCTGCGGTGGCATTAACGAAGCCAACGGCAGACGTCTGGCGGTATTCAGTCAGCTATCTGTTCCTGAGGATGCCACTGGGTTCTGCCTTTAG
- the trappc6bl gene encoding trafficking protein particle complex subunit 6B, like, giving the protein MADEALFDFLHMEIVSHVYKEQQSSKGEMDNKDRAACVSVLESMGFRVGQGLIERLTRDSPSFKDELDVMKFICKDFWTKVFRRQVDNLRTNHQGTYVLQDNKFSLLTQLSSGKQYLDQAPKYLAFSCGVVRGALSNLGLDSVVTAEVSVMPSCKFQVVIQKL; this is encoded by the exons ATGGCAGACGAGGCTCTGTTTGACTTTCTCCATATGGAGATCGTGTCACATGTTTACAAGGAGCAGCAATCCAGTAAAGGGGAGATGGACAATAAG GACAGAGCTGCCTGTGTTTCTGTCCTCGAAAGCATGGGCTTCAGGGTGGGACAAGGACTCATTGAGAG GTTGACCCGGGACTCTCCCAGCTTCAAGGATGAGCTGGATGTAATGAAGTTCATCTGTAAAGACTTCTGGACAAAGGTGTTCAGGAGGCAGGTTGACAACCTCAGAACAAACCATCAG GGTACTTATGTTCTGCAGGACAACAAGTTTTCTCTGTTGACTCAGCTCTCCAGTGGAAAACAGTACCTGGATCAGGCTCCTAAG TACCTCGCTTTTTCGTGTGGCGTGGTGAGAGGAGCTCTGTCTAACCTAGGTCTGGACAGCGTGGTGACAGCTGAGGTCTCTGTGATGCCATCCT GTAAGTTCCAGGTGGTGATCCAGAAGTTGTGA
- the zgc:114130 gene encoding mRNA decay activator protein ZFP36 isoform X2 encodes MPSYPLSQFSDLEEMMCKQLLNLDLREQSRPLSSLSLAMRTPGYIDQPRSNTLFSLSSLSCLPTDPSDSVFLTSSQWGQQSESPLPSQLANSTQWGKSGFLAQRSISMVETSSTTAASLGWPGTDIKHFQSDISPTALNTSSSSSTSSVSTSSSRYKTELCRSFTESGLCKYGGKCQFAHGPDELRDLSRHPKYKTEPCRTFHTIGFCPYGIRCHFVHNNEEEKNHSFSRSSSSSSSSSSIPQQPPSSSRSQRPPLVRQSFSFAGFPSAPQPALTAHPPPAAASFTRAPSASPPSCADITDLLSHAFLEMDSAFEASPAHQYQTPMGQATAADPRSPFLPSPDSGCSPCGLSPTASLSLRQSPSASGVFSGPLGARSLSYTSLSDQDQDGSSSASSLSGSESCGGINEANGRRLAVFSQLSVPEDATGFCL; translated from the exons ATGCCGTCTTACCCCCTCAGTCAGTTTTCTGACCTGGAAGAGATGATGTGCAAG CAGTTACTGAATCTCGACTTGAGGGAGCAGAGCAGGCCGCTATCATCCCTCAGTCTGGCAATGAGAACACCAGGTTACATCGATCAGCCACGTAGCAACACATTGTTTTCCCTATCGTCTCTCTCCTGCCTCCCCACTGATCCTTCAGACAGCGTATTTCTGACCTCCAGCCAATGGGGGCAGCAGTCAGAAAGCCCTCTGCCCTCCCAGCTTGCCAATTCCACCCAATGGGGAAAGTCAGGCTTCCTTGCCCAGCGCTCCATCAGCATGGTAGAGACCAGCAGCACCACAGCAGCAAGTCTAGGCTGGCCCGGGACTGACATAAAGCATTTCCAAAGTGACATCAGCCCCACTGCACTGAACActagctcctcctcctccacctcatctGTTTCCACCTCCTCTTCACGGTATAAGACTGAACTGTGTCGATCTTTTACTGAGAGCGGCTTGTGCAAGTATGGCGGGAAGTGCCAGTTTGCCCATGGGCCAGATGAGCTGCGGGATCTTAGCAGACatccaaaatacaaaactgagCCGTGTCGTACATTTCACACCATCGGCTTCTGCCCGTACGGTATCCGCTGCCACTTTGTCCACAACAACGAGGAAGAAAAGAATCACTCCTTCTCTcgttcctcctcctcgtcttcttcGTCCTCAAGCATTCCCCAGCAGCCACCTTCTTCCTCCCGCTCGCAAAGACCTCCTCTTGTCAGACAGAGCTTCAGCTTTGCTGGGTTTCCCTCTGCTCCCCAGCCAGCCCTTACTGCTCACCCTCCACCTGCCGCTGCTTCTTTCACACGTGCTCCATCGgcctctcctccttcctgcgCTGACATTACTGACCTCCTTTCTCATGCCTTCCTGGAGATGGACTCTGCGTTCGAGGCCTCCCCTGCCCACCAGTACCAGACCCCCATGGGCCAGGCCACTGCGGCAGATCCCCGTTCTCCATTCCTGCCCTCCCCAGACTCAGGCTGTTCTCCATGTGGGCTGTCTCCGACTGCCTCCCTTTCCCTGAGGCAGAGTCCCAGTGCTTCTGGGGTCTTTTCAGGGCCACTGGGTGCCCGATCCCTGTCCTACACCTCTCTGTCAGACCAGGACCAGGATGGAAGCAGCTCTGCAAGCTCGCTCAGTGGCTCTGAGTCCTGCGGTGGCATTAACGAAGCCAACGGCAGACGTCTGGCGGTATTCAGTCAGCTATCTGTTCCTGAGGATGCCACTGGGTTCTGCCTTTAG